A single genomic interval of Camelina sativa cultivar DH55 chromosome 11, Cs, whole genome shotgun sequence harbors:
- the LOC104721684 gene encoding probable WRKY transcription factor 11 isoform X2 — MAVDLMRFPKIDDQTAIQEAASQGLQSMEHLIRVLSNRPEQQRNVDCSEITDFTVSKFKTVISLLNRTGHARFRRGPVRSSAVVSPPPPPLPQVVKPAPLEAPIVSHLPQTVPPQPSSFVHSNQPSVTLDFSKPTIFGSKSKSSELEFSKENFSVSLNSSYMSSAITGDGSVSNGKIFLASAPSQPVTSSGKPPLAGHPYRKRCLEHEHSESFSGRISGSGHGKCHCKKRKNKMKRTVRVPAISAKIADIPPDEYSWRKYGQKPIKGSPHPRGYYKCSTFRGCPARKHVERALDDPAMLIVTYEGEHRHNLSAAMQENISSSGVNDLVFASA; from the exons ATGGCCGTCGATCTAATGCGTTTCCCCAAGATAGATGATCAAACGGCTATCCAAGAAGCTGCATCGCAAGGCTTACAAAGTATGGAGCATCTGATCCGTGTACTCTCTAACCGTCCCGAACAACAACGCAACGTTGACTGCTCCGAGATCACTGATTTCACCGTTTCTAAATTCAAAACCGTCATTTCTCTTCTTAACCGTACCGGTCACGCTCGGTTTAGACGGGGACCGGTTCGCTCATCCGCCGTcgtttctcctcctcctcctcccctcCCTCAGGTCGTTAAACCTGCTCCGTTAGAAGCTCCGATTGTTTCTCATCTTCCTCAAACCGTTCCTCCTCAGCCGTCAAGCTTCGTTCATTCGAATCAGCCGAGCGTGACACTCGATTTCTCTAAACCGACCATCTTCGGTTCCAAATCAAAGAGCTCCGAGCTGGAATTCTCGAAAGAAAATTTCAGCGTCTCTTTAAACTCTTCCTACATGTCGTCGGCTATCACCGGCGACGGAAGCGTCTCAAACGGGAAAATCTTCCTCGCCTCTGCTCCGTCGCAGCCTGTTACATCCTCCGGTAAGCCACCCTTGGCTGGTCATCCTTACAGAAAAAGATGCCTCGAGCACGAGCACTCCGAGAGTTTCTCCGGCAGAATCTCCGGCTCAGGTCACGGAAAATGCCATTGCAAAAAAAG GAAAAACAAGATGAAGAGAACCGTGAGGGTACCGGCGATAAGTGCAAAGATCGCCGATATACCACCGGACGAGTACTCGTGGAGGAAGTACGGACAAAAACCGATCAAAGGCTCACCACACCCACG TGGTTACTACAAGTGCAGTACGTTTAGAGGATGTCCAGCTAGGAAACACGTGGAACGAGCGTTAGATGATCCAGCGATGCTTATTGTTACGTACGAAGGAGAGCACCGTCACAACCTATCCGCGGCGATGCAGGAGAATATTTCTTCTTCAGGCGTTAATGATTTAGTCTTTGCCTCGGCTtga
- the LOC104721685 gene encoding exocyst complex component EXO70A1-like isoform X2: MAESTGVDRGIQSLLAAKKSLKSSLEKSKAIGLALGKTGPRFDEIEQRLPSLEAAVRPIRADRDALGDVGGNINRAVGPAAAVLKVFDAVHGLEKSLLSDPRSDLSGYLAVLKRLEEALKFLGENCGLAIQWLEDIVEYLGDHKVADEKYLLNLKKSLRGLREFHNDVEGVVGGGGEKERSQLRLDGGLRDAALDKLESEFRRLLKDNSVPLPMASPSSLGDQACIAPSQLPVTVIHKLQAILGRLRANNRLDKCISIYVEVRSSNVRASLQALDLDYLDISVSEFNDVQSIEGYIAQWGNHLEFAVKHLFEAEFKLCNDVFERLGLNVWMDCFSKIAAQAGMLAFLQFGKTVTDSKKDPIKLLKLLDIFTSLNKLRADFNRLFGGAACIEIQNFTRDLIKRIIDGAAEIFWELLVQVEIQKQTPPPNDGGVPRLVSFVTDYCNKLIGEKYKSTLTQVLLIHKSWRSERFQDNQLMVEVLRIIKAIEQNLDVWMKAYPDQTLAHFFGMNNHWHLYKNLKGTKIGDHLGDSWLKEHEQYKEYYATVFLRDSWGKLPSHLSREGLILFSGGHATARDLVKKRLKAFNDAFDEMHKKQVTWVLPEKDLRDRVCQQIVQAIVPVYRSYMQNYGPLVEKDASSSKYVRYTVVALEKILSSLYMPKPMRYGSFKGTPPSEKHKNDVDLRRTTSAVV, translated from the exons ATGGCGGAGTCTACTGGGGTGGATCGAGGGATTCAGAGTTTACTAGCTGCaaaaaagtctttaaaatcGAGTCTTGAGAAATCGAAAGCTATTGGTTTAGCTTTGGGGAAGACTGGTCCTAGGTTTGATGAGATTGAGCAGAGGTTGCCTTCCCTTGAAGCTGCCGTGAGGCCTATACGTGCTGATAGAGATGCTCTTGGGGATGTTGGTGGTAATATTAACCGAGCTGTTGGTCCTGCAGCTGCTGTGCTTAAGGTTTTTGATGCTGTTCATGGACTTGAGAAGTCTTTGTTATCAGATCCTAGGAGTGATCTTTCTGGTTATTTAGCTGTTTTGAAGCGGTTAGAGGAAGCTTTGAAGTTTCTAGGGGAGAATTGTGGGTTAGCTATCCAGTGGTTGGAAGATATAGTTGAGTATTTGGGAGATCACAAAGTTGCTGATGAGAAGTATCTTTTGAATTTAAAGAAATCTTTAAGAGGGCTTAGGGAATTTCATAATGACGTTGAAGGAgtagtaggaggaggaggagagaaagagagatctcaACTGCGTCTTGATGGCGGGCTTAGGGATGCTGCTTTAGATAAGCTTGAAAGCGAGTTCAGAAGGCTCTTGAAAGATAACAGTGTACCACTTCCAATGGCGTCTCCGTCGTCACTCGGCGATCAGGCTTGCATTGCACCGTCTCAGTTGCCTGTAACTGTAATTCATAAACTTCAAGCCATTCTTGGGAGACTCAGAGCTAATAACAGACTCGACAAGTGCATTTCAATATACGTTGAAGTTAGGAGCTCGAATGTTAGAGCTAGTCTTCAAGCACTTGACTTAGATTATCTAGATATCTCGGTTTCTGAGTTCAACGATGTGCAGAGCATAGAAGGGTATATAGCTCAGTGGGGGAATCATTTAGAGTTTGCGGTTAAGCATCTGTTTGAAGCAGAGTTCAAGCTTTGCAACGATGTCTTTGAAAGACTCGGTCTGAATGTATGGATGGATTGCTTTTCCAAGATTGCTGCTCAGGCTGGTATGCTCGCGTTCCTTCAGTTCGGGAAAACTGTGACGGATAGCAAGAAAGATCCAATCAAGCTTCTGAAGCTGTTAGATATATTTACTTCGTTGAACAAACTGAGAGCAGATTTCAACCGTCTCTTTGGTGGAGCAGCTTGTATTGAGATCCAAAACTTCACAAGGGATCTCATCAAAAGGATAATCGATGGTGCGGCGGAAATCTTCTGGGAGCTTCTCGTTCAGGTAGAGATTCAGAAACAGACCCCGCCTCCTAACGACGGTGGTGTGCCTAGATTAGTCAGTTTTGTCACTGATTATTGCAATAAACTTATTGGAGAAAAGTACAAGTCAACACTAACTCAGGTTCTGCTCATACATAAGAGCTGGAGATCAGAAAGGTTCCAAGATAATCAGCTTATGGTTGAGGTTCTAAGAATAATCAAAGCCATCGAGCAGAATCTAGATGTATGGATGAAAGCGTATCCAGATCAAACTCTTGCTCATTTCTTCGGTATGAATAATCACTGGCATTTATACAAGAACTTAAAGGGTACAAAAATTGGGGATCATTTAGGAGATTCATGGCTGAAAGAACATGAACAGTACAAAGAGTATTACGCCACTGTATTCCTTAGAGACAGTTGGGGTAAGCTTCCAAGCCACTTGAGCCGAGAAGGACTTATACTTTTCTCGGGTGGACATGCCACGGCTCGTGATCTTGtcaagaagagattgaaagCATTCAATGATGCGTTTGATGAGATGCATAAGAAGCAAGTCACATGGGTCTTACCGGAAAAAGATTTGAGGGATAGAGTTTGCCAGCAGATTGTTCAGGCTATTGTGCCGGTATACAGAAGCTATATGCAAAACTATGGGCCACTGGTTGAGAAAGACGCGAGTTCAAGCAAGTATGTGAGATATACAGTTGTAGCTTTGGAGAAGATACTCAGTTCTCTTTACATGCCTAAGCCAATGAGATATGGAAGCTTCAAAGGAACACCGCCAAGTGAGAAACACAAGAACGATGTTGACCTTAG GCGTACTACTTCCGCGGTTGTCTGA
- the LOC104721688 gene encoding uncharacterized protein LOC104721688 isoform X1: MEVLVGSTFRDRRNDTAHDQGVQAGMSSRIGLRRCDITPSESWSSSVGESSENEEEQDDEVSSARGRWFDSFTSSLEDSLPIKRGLSNHYIGKSKSFGNLMEAESNAKGLEKVESPLNKKRRLLIANKLRRRRSSSLSSSFSIYSNKNPNSMPLLALQESDLEDIHKYKDDNDDDSSDDDETSKLKEKRMKMTNTNNNTRDFMVHHTKRCFSLTSFQHDHR; this comes from the exons atgGAGGTTTTGGTTGGTTCCACGTTTAGGGATCGGCGCAACGACACGGCGCATGATCAGGGTGTACAGGCGGGTATGTCTAGCCGGATCGGGTTAAGGAGATGTGATATAACTCCATCGGAGAGTTGGTCGTCGTCGGTTGGAGAAAGCAGCGAAAACGAGGAAGAACAAGACGACGAGGTTTCGTCAGCACGAGGAAGATGGTTTGATTCCTTTACTTCATCCCTTGAAGATTCTCTTCCGATTAA GAGAGGATTGTCAAATCATTACATAGGGAAATCGAAATCGTTTGGGAATTTGATGGAAGCTGAGAGCAATGCGAAAGGTTTAGAGAAAGTGGAGAGTCCGTTGAACAAGAAGAGGAGATTACTTATTGCTAATAagctaaggagaagaagatcatcctccttgtcttcttctttcagcATCTACTCCAATAAAAATCCTAATTCCATGCCTTTACTTGCATTGCAAGAATCTGACCTAGAGGACATTCACAAATACaaagatgataatgatgatgacagtagtgatgatgatgaaactagTAAGCTgaaagagaagaggatgaagatgaccaatactaataataatactagAGATTTTATGGTTCATCATACTAAGAGATGTTTTAGCTTAACTAGTTTTCAACATGATCATCGatga
- the LOC104721685 gene encoding exocyst complex component EXO70A1-like isoform X3, giving the protein MAESTGVDRGIQSLLAAKKSLKSSLEKSKAIGLALGKTGPRFDEIEQRLPSLEAAVRPIRADRDALGDVGGNINRAVGPAAAVLKVFDAVHGLEKSLLSDPRSDLSGYLAVLKRLEEALKFLGENCGLAIQWLEDIVEYLGDHKVADEKYLLNLKKSLRGLREFHNDVEGVVGGGGEKERSQLRLDGGLRDAALDKLESEFRRLLKDNSVPLPMASPSSLGDQACIAPSQLPVTVIHKLQAILGRLRANNRLDKCISIYVEVRSSNVRASLQALDLDYLDISVSEFNDVQSIEGYIAQWGNHLEFAVKHLFEAEFKLCNDVFERLGLNVWMDCFSKIAAQAGMLAFLQFGKTVTDSKKDPIKLLKLLDIFTSLNKLRADFNRLFGGAACIEIQNFTRDLIKRIIDGAAEIFWELLVQVEIQKQTPPPNDGGVPRLVSFVTDYCNKLIGEKYKSTLTQVLLIHKSWRSERFQDNQLMVEVLRIIKAIEQNLDVWMKAYPDQTLAHFFGMNNHWHLYKNLKGTKIGDHLGDSWLKEHEQYKEYYATVFLRDSWGKLPSHLSREGLILFSGGHATARDLVKKRLKAFNDAFDEMHKKQVTWVLPEKDLRDRVCQQIVQAIVPVYRSYMQNYGPLVEKDASSSKYVRYTVVALEKILSSLYMPKPMRYGSFKGTPPSEKHKNDVDLRRTTSAVV; this is encoded by the exons ATGGCGGAGTCTACTGGGGTGGATCGAGGGATTCAGAGTTTACTAGCTGCaaaaaagtctttaaaatcGAGTCTTGAGAAATCGAAAGCTATTGGTTTAGCTTTGGGGAAGACTGGTCCTAGGTTTGATGAGATTGAGCAGAGGTTGCCTTCCCTTGAAGCTGCCGTGAGGCCTATACGTGCTGATAGAGATGCTCTTGGGGATGTTGGTGGTAATATTAACCGAGCTGTTGGTCCTGCAGCTGCTGTGCTTAAGGTTTTTGATGCTGTTCATGGACTTGAGAAGTCTTTGTTATCAGATCCTAGGAGTGATCTTTCTGGTTATTTAGCTGTTTTGAAGCGGTTAGAGGAAGCTTTGAAGTTTCTAGGGGAGAATTGTGGGTTAGCTATCCAGTGGTTGGAAGATATAGTTGAGTATTTGGGAGATCACAAAGTTGCTGATGAGAAGTATCTTTTGAATTTAAAGAAATCTTTAAGAGGGCTTAGGGAATTTCATAATGACGTTGAAGGAgtagtaggaggaggaggagagaaagagagatctcaACTGCGTCTTGATGGCGGGCTTAGGGATGCTGCTTTAGATAAGCTTGAAAGCGAGTTCAGAAGGCTCTTGAAAGATAACAGTGTACCACTTCCAATGGCGTCTCCGTCGTCACTCGGCGATCAGGCTTGCATTGCACCGTCTCAGTTGCCTGTAACTGTAATTCATAAACTTCAAGCCATTCTTGGGAGACTCAGAGCTAATAACAGACTCGACAAGTGCATTTCAATATACGTTGAAGTTAGGAGCTCGAATGTTAGAGCTAGTCTTCAAGCACTTGACTTAGATTATCTAGATATCTCGGTTTCTGAGTTCAACGATGTGCAGAGCATAGAAGGGTATATAGCTCAGTGGGGGAATCATTTAGAGTTTGCGGTTAAGCATCTGTTTGAAGCAGAGTTCAAGCTTTGCAACGATGTCTTTGAAAGACTCGGTCTGAATGTATGGATGGATTGCTTTTCCAAGATTGCTGCTCAGGCTGGTATGCTCGCGTTCCTTCAGTTCGGGAAAACTGTGACGGATAGCAAGAAAGATCCAATCAAGCTTCTGAAGCTGTTAGATATATTTACTTCGTTGAACAAACTGAGAGCAGATTTCAACCGTCTCTTTGGTGGAGCAGCTTGTATTGAGATCCAAAACTTCACAAGGGATCTCATCAAAAGGATAATCGATGGTGCGGCGGAAATCTTCTGGGAGCTTCTCGTTCAGGTAGAGATTCAGAAACAGACCCCGCCTCCTAACGACGGTGGTGTGCCTAGATTAGTCAGTTTTGTCACTGATTATTGCAATAAACTTATTGGAGAAAAGTACAAGTCAACACTAACTCAGGTTCTGCTCATACATAAGAGCTGGAGATCAGAAAGGTTCCAAGATAATCAGCTTATGGTTGAGGTTCTAAGAATAATCAAAGCCATCGAGCAGAATCTAGATGTATGGATGAAAGCGTATCCAGATCAAACTCTTGCTCATTTCTTCGGTATGAATAATCACTGGCATTTATACAAGAACTTAAAGGGTACAAAAATTGGGGATCATTTAGGAGATTCATGGCTGAAAGAACATGAACAGTACAAAGAGTATTACGCCACTGTATTCCTTAGAGACAGTTGGGGTAAGCTTCCAAGCCACTTGAGCCGAGAAGGACTTATACTTTTCTCGGGTGGACATGCCACGGCTCGTGATCTTGtcaagaagagattgaaagCATTCAATGATGCGTTTGATGAGATGCATAAGAAGCAAGTCACATGGGTCTTACCGGAAAAAGATTTGAGGGATAGAGTTTGCCAGCAGATTGTTCAG GCTATTGTGCCGGTATACAGAAGCTATATGCAAAACTATGGGCCACTGGTTGAGAAAGACGCGAGTTCAAGCAAGTATGTGAGATATACAGTTGTAGCTTTGGAGAAGATACTCAGTTCTCTTTACATGCCTAAGCCAATGAGATATGGAAGCTTCAAAGGAACACCGCCAAGTGAGAAACACAAGAACGATGTTGACCTTAGGCGTACTACTTCCGCGGTTGTCTGA
- the LOC104721688 gene encoding uncharacterized protein LOC104721688 isoform X2 yields MEVLVGSTFRDRRNDTAHDQGVQAGMSSRIGLRRCDITPSESWSSSVGESSENEEEQDDEVSSARGRWRGLSNHYIGKSKSFGNLMEAESNAKGLEKVESPLNKKRRLLIANKLRRRRSSSLSSSFSIYSNKNPNSMPLLALQESDLEDIHKYKDDNDDDSSDDDETSKLKEKRMKMTNTNNNTRDFMVHHTKRCFSLTSFQHDHR; encoded by the exons atgGAGGTTTTGGTTGGTTCCACGTTTAGGGATCGGCGCAACGACACGGCGCATGATCAGGGTGTACAGGCGGGTATGTCTAGCCGGATCGGGTTAAGGAGATGTGATATAACTCCATCGGAGAGTTGGTCGTCGTCGGTTGGAGAAAGCAGCGAAAACGAGGAAGAACAAGACGACGAGGTTTCGTCAGCACGAGGAAGATG GAGAGGATTGTCAAATCATTACATAGGGAAATCGAAATCGTTTGGGAATTTGATGGAAGCTGAGAGCAATGCGAAAGGTTTAGAGAAAGTGGAGAGTCCGTTGAACAAGAAGAGGAGATTACTTATTGCTAATAagctaaggagaagaagatcatcctccttgtcttcttctttcagcATCTACTCCAATAAAAATCCTAATTCCATGCCTTTACTTGCATTGCAAGAATCTGACCTAGAGGACATTCACAAATACaaagatgataatgatgatgacagtagtgatgatgatgaaactagTAAGCTgaaagagaagaggatgaagatgaccaatactaataataatactagAGATTTTATGGTTCATCATACTAAGAGATGTTTTAGCTTAACTAGTTTTCAACATGATCATCGatga
- the LOC104721685 gene encoding exocyst complex component EXO70A1-like isoform X1, with amino-acid sequence MAESTGVDRGIQSLLAAKKSLKSSLEKSKAIGLALGKTGPRFDEIEQRLPSLEAAVRPIRADRDALGDVGGNINRAVGPAAAVLKVFDAVHGLEKSLLSDPRSDLSGYLAVLKRLEEALKFLGENCGLAIQWLEDIVEYLGDHKVADEKYLLNLKKSLRGLREFHNDVEGVVGGGGEKERSQLRLDGGLRDAALDKLESEFRRLLKDNSVPLPMASPSSLGDQACIAPSQLPVTVIHKLQAILGRLRANNRLDKCISIYVEVRSSNVRASLQALDLDYLDISVSEFNDVQSIEGYIAQWGNHLEFAVKHLFEAEFKLCNDVFERLGLNVWMDCFSKIAAQAGMLAFLQFGKTVTDSKKDPIKLLKLLDIFTSLNKLRADFNRLFGGAACIEIQNFTRDLIKRIIDGAAEIFWELLVQVEIQKQTPPPNDGGVPRLVSFVTDYCNKLIGEKYKSTLTQVLLIHKSWRSERFQDNQLMVEVLRIIKAIEQNLDVWMKAYPDQTLAHFFGMNNHWHLYKNLKGTKIGDHLGDSWLKEHEQYKEYYATVFLRDSWGKLPSHLSREGLILFSGGHATARDLVKKRLKAFNDAFDEMHKKQVTWVLPEKDLRDRVCQQIVQAIVPVYRSYMQNYGPLVEKDASSSKYVRYTVVALEKILSSLYMPKPMRYGSFKGTPPSEKHKNDVDLRRTTSAVV; translated from the exons ATGGCGGAGTCTACTGGGGTGGATCGAGGGATTCAGAGTTTACTAGCTGCaaaaaagtctttaaaatcGAGTCTTGAGAAATCGAAAGCTATTGGTTTAGCTTTGGGGAAGACTGGTCCTAGGTTTGATGAGATTGAGCAGAGGTTGCCTTCCCTTGAAGCTGCCGTGAGGCCTATACGTGCTGATAGAGATGCTCTTGGGGATGTTGGTGGTAATATTAACCGAGCTGTTGGTCCTGCAGCTGCTGTGCTTAAGGTTTTTGATGCTGTTCATGGACTTGAGAAGTCTTTGTTATCAGATCCTAGGAGTGATCTTTCTGGTTATTTAGCTGTTTTGAAGCGGTTAGAGGAAGCTTTGAAGTTTCTAGGGGAGAATTGTGGGTTAGCTATCCAGTGGTTGGAAGATATAGTTGAGTATTTGGGAGATCACAAAGTTGCTGATGAGAAGTATCTTTTGAATTTAAAGAAATCTTTAAGAGGGCTTAGGGAATTTCATAATGACGTTGAAGGAgtagtaggaggaggaggagagaaagagagatctcaACTGCGTCTTGATGGCGGGCTTAGGGATGCTGCTTTAGATAAGCTTGAAAGCGAGTTCAGAAGGCTCTTGAAAGATAACAGTGTACCACTTCCAATGGCGTCTCCGTCGTCACTCGGCGATCAGGCTTGCATTGCACCGTCTCAGTTGCCTGTAACTGTAATTCATAAACTTCAAGCCATTCTTGGGAGACTCAGAGCTAATAACAGACTCGACAAGTGCATTTCAATATACGTTGAAGTTAGGAGCTCGAATGTTAGAGCTAGTCTTCAAGCACTTGACTTAGATTATCTAGATATCTCGGTTTCTGAGTTCAACGATGTGCAGAGCATAGAAGGGTATATAGCTCAGTGGGGGAATCATTTAGAGTTTGCGGTTAAGCATCTGTTTGAAGCAGAGTTCAAGCTTTGCAACGATGTCTTTGAAAGACTCGGTCTGAATGTATGGATGGATTGCTTTTCCAAGATTGCTGCTCAGGCTGGTATGCTCGCGTTCCTTCAGTTCGGGAAAACTGTGACGGATAGCAAGAAAGATCCAATCAAGCTTCTGAAGCTGTTAGATATATTTACTTCGTTGAACAAACTGAGAGCAGATTTCAACCGTCTCTTTGGTGGAGCAGCTTGTATTGAGATCCAAAACTTCACAAGGGATCTCATCAAAAGGATAATCGATGGTGCGGCGGAAATCTTCTGGGAGCTTCTCGTTCAGGTAGAGATTCAGAAACAGACCCCGCCTCCTAACGACGGTGGTGTGCCTAGATTAGTCAGTTTTGTCACTGATTATTGCAATAAACTTATTGGAGAAAAGTACAAGTCAACACTAACTCAGGTTCTGCTCATACATAAGAGCTGGAGATCAGAAAGGTTCCAAGATAATCAGCTTATGGTTGAGGTTCTAAGAATAATCAAAGCCATCGAGCAGAATCTAGATGTATGGATGAAAGCGTATCCAGATCAAACTCTTGCTCATTTCTTCGGTATGAATAATCACTGGCATTTATACAAGAACTTAAAGGGTACAAAAATTGGGGATCATTTAGGAGATTCATGGCTGAAAGAACATGAACAGTACAAAGAGTATTACGCCACTGTATTCCTTAGAGACAGTTGGGGTAAGCTTCCAAGCCACTTGAGCCGAGAAGGACTTATACTTTTCTCGGGTGGACATGCCACGGCTCGTGATCTTGtcaagaagag attgaaagCATTCAATGATGCGTTTGATGAGATGCATAAGAAGCAAGTCACATGGGTCTTACCGGAAAAAGATTTGAGGGATAGAGTTTGCCAGCAGATTGTTCAGGCTATTGTGCCGGTATACAGAAGCTATATGCAAAACTATGGGCCACTGGTTGAGAAAGACGCGAGTTCAAGCAAGTATGTGAGATATACAGTTGTAGCTTTGGAGAAGATACTCAGTTCTCTTTACATGCCTAAGCCAATGAGATATGGAAGCTTCAAAGGAACACCGCCAAGTGAGAAACACAAGAACGATGTTGACCTTAGGCGTACTACTTCCGCGGTTGTCTGA
- the LOC104721684 gene encoding probable WRKY transcription factor 11 isoform X1 encodes MAVDLMRFPKIDDQTAIQEAASQGLQSMEHLIRVLSNRPEQQRNVDCSEITDFTVSKFKTVISLLNRTGHARFRRGPVRSSAVVSPPPPPLPQVVKPAPLEAPIVSHLPQTVPPQPSSFVHSNQPSVTLDFSKPTIFGSKSKSSELEFSKENFSVSLNSSYMSSAITGDGSVSNGKIFLASAPSQPVTSSGKPPLAGHPYRKRCLEHEHSESFSGRISGSGHGKCHCKKSRKNKMKRTVRVPAISAKIADIPPDEYSWRKYGQKPIKGSPHPRGYYKCSTFRGCPARKHVERALDDPAMLIVTYEGEHRHNLSAAMQENISSSGVNDLVFASA; translated from the exons ATGGCCGTCGATCTAATGCGTTTCCCCAAGATAGATGATCAAACGGCTATCCAAGAAGCTGCATCGCAAGGCTTACAAAGTATGGAGCATCTGATCCGTGTACTCTCTAACCGTCCCGAACAACAACGCAACGTTGACTGCTCCGAGATCACTGATTTCACCGTTTCTAAATTCAAAACCGTCATTTCTCTTCTTAACCGTACCGGTCACGCTCGGTTTAGACGGGGACCGGTTCGCTCATCCGCCGTcgtttctcctcctcctcctcccctcCCTCAGGTCGTTAAACCTGCTCCGTTAGAAGCTCCGATTGTTTCTCATCTTCCTCAAACCGTTCCTCCTCAGCCGTCAAGCTTCGTTCATTCGAATCAGCCGAGCGTGACACTCGATTTCTCTAAACCGACCATCTTCGGTTCCAAATCAAAGAGCTCCGAGCTGGAATTCTCGAAAGAAAATTTCAGCGTCTCTTTAAACTCTTCCTACATGTCGTCGGCTATCACCGGCGACGGAAGCGTCTCAAACGGGAAAATCTTCCTCGCCTCTGCTCCGTCGCAGCCTGTTACATCCTCCGGTAAGCCACCCTTGGCTGGTCATCCTTACAGAAAAAGATGCCTCGAGCACGAGCACTCCGAGAGTTTCTCCGGCAGAATCTCCGGCTCAGGTCACGGAAAATGCCATTGCAAAAAAAG CAGGAAAAACAAGATGAAGAGAACCGTGAGGGTACCGGCGATAAGTGCAAAGATCGCCGATATACCACCGGACGAGTACTCGTGGAGGAAGTACGGACAAAAACCGATCAAAGGCTCACCACACCCACG TGGTTACTACAAGTGCAGTACGTTTAGAGGATGTCCAGCTAGGAAACACGTGGAACGAGCGTTAGATGATCCAGCGATGCTTATTGTTACGTACGAAGGAGAGCACCGTCACAACCTATCCGCGGCGATGCAGGAGAATATTTCTTCTTCAGGCGTTAATGATTTAGTCTTTGCCTCGGCTtga
- the LOC104727643 gene encoding cytochrome P450 83B1-like: GLPIIGNLHQMEKFNPQHFLFRLSKLYGPIFTMKIGGRRLAVISSAELAKDLLKTQDLNFTARPLLKGQQTMSYQGRXPNSMPLLALQEEMRKMCMVNLFSPNRVASFRHVREEECKRMMDKIYKAADHSGTVDLSELLLSFTNCVVCRQAFGKRYNEYGTEMKRFINILYETQALLGTLFFSDLFPYFGFLDNLTGLSARLKKAFKELDTYLQELLDETLDPNRSKPETESFIDLLMQIYKDQPFSTKFSHENVKAMILDIVVPGTDTAAAVVVWAMTYLIKXSSVTLYS; the protein is encoded by the exons GGTCTTCCTATTATAGGAAACCTTCACCAGATGGAGAAGTTCAACCCACAACATTTCCTTTTCCGTCTCTCCAAGCTATACGGCCCCATTTTCACTATGAAAATCGGAGGCCGTAGACTCGCCGTCATCTCCTCGGCCGAGCTAGCCAAGGACCTACTTAAGACTCAAGACCTCAACTTCACTGCTCGTCCTCTCTTGAAAGGCCAACAAACCATGTCGTACCAAGGACGTGNTCCTAATTCCATGCCTTTACTTGCATTGCAAGAA GAGATGAGGAAGATGTGTATGGTGAACCTCTTCAGCCCAAACCGTGTCGCAAGTTTCAGACACGTTAGAGAAGAAGAGTGTAAacggatgatggacaagatatACAAAGCCGCCGACCATTCAGGCACAGTTGATCTAAGTGAGCTGCTCTTATCTTTCACCAACTGTGTCGTATGCAGACAAGCTTTTGGGAAGCGTTACAATGAGTACGGCACCGAGATGAAGAGATTCATAAATATCTTGTACGAGACGCAAGCACTTTTGGGCACTCTTTTTTTCTCCGACCTTTTCCCTTATTTTGGATTTCTTGACAACCTCACTGGTCTCAGTGCTCGTCTCAAGAAAGCTTTCAAGGAGCTTGACACTTACCTTCAAGAACTCCTCGACGAGACTCTTGACCCTAACCGCTCTAAACCCGAGACAGAGAGTTTCATCGATCTTCTGATGCAGATCTACAAAGACCAACCCTTCTCCACCAAATTCTCTCACGAAAATGTCAAGGCCATGATATTG GATATTGTAGTGCCGGGAACCGACACGGCGGCTGCAGTGGTAGTATGGGCCATGACTTACCTTATAAAGTNATCCAGTGTTACGTTATATAGCTAG
- the LOC109127230 gene encoding uncharacterized protein LOC109127230 — MHAFVSGVDYFAAVEDAEYSALMPPSEPFSSIMNRVPPLRCGRSRRMMQTARSEEREAKRRCIVVHLFL, encoded by the exons ATGCATGCTTTTGTGAGTGGTGTTGACTATTTTGCTGCCGTGGAGGATGCTGAGTATTCTGCGTTAATGCCACCATCTGAACCATTTTCTAGTATAATGAACCGAGTACCACCGCTGAGATGTGGGCGTTCAAGGAGGATGATGCAAACTGCACGATCCGAGGAACGAGAGGCAAAGAGAC GATGTATTGTGGTTCATCTGTTTCTTTAG